The Vibrio tarriae genome includes a window with the following:
- a CDS encoding phosphatidate cytidylyltransferase, with product MKQRIITALILAPLVILGILYLPFAWFMLALAVVTLLGFWEWTQFVNQPSRMLAMIPALLVGGVSVALIDFQFPAISNMNTAHFIVLGIGSLWWLVSSGLAITYPRSRPLWEHSSTVRHLFGLFTLLPFFWSVLFLRADTYLSDPLYGAKLVLFVCFLVWAADSGAYFVGKSLGKHKMAPAVSPNKTIEGLVGGIVTAMLVGYWVAEWFGIQFSSMPVMLLIILLTVVISVLGDLVESMFKRVSGIKDSSNIIPGHGGILDRIDSLTAAFPVFALLYFLF from the coding sequence TTGAAGCAGCGAATCATTACAGCGCTTATTCTGGCGCCTTTGGTGATCCTTGGTATCCTTTATCTGCCTTTTGCTTGGTTTATGTTGGCACTCGCAGTAGTGACCTTACTCGGATTCTGGGAATGGACTCAGTTCGTTAACCAACCATCACGCATGTTAGCCATGATTCCCGCCTTATTGGTTGGCGGTGTCAGTGTCGCTTTGATCGACTTTCAATTTCCGGCTATCAGCAATATGAATACGGCGCATTTTATTGTGCTGGGTATCGGTAGCCTTTGGTGGCTCGTCTCAAGTGGACTGGCGATCACTTATCCGCGCTCGCGTCCATTATGGGAGCACTCCAGCACTGTTCGCCACCTGTTTGGCCTATTTACTCTGCTGCCTTTCTTTTGGAGTGTGTTGTTCTTACGCGCCGATACTTACCTTTCCGATCCTCTTTATGGCGCGAAATTAGTTCTCTTCGTCTGTTTTCTGGTCTGGGCCGCAGACAGCGGTGCCTATTTTGTGGGAAAAAGCTTAGGTAAACACAAAATGGCGCCTGCAGTCAGCCCGAATAAAACGATAGAAGGGTTGGTCGGTGGCATCGTCACCGCCATGTTGGTTGGTTATTGGGTAGCAGAGTGGTTTGGTATTCAATTTAGCTCTATGCCTGTCATGCTGCTGATCATCTTATTGACTGTGGTGATTTCGGTTTTAGGAGATTTGGTCGAGAGCATGTTTAAACGTGTTTCTGGGATCAAAGACAGCAGCAATATAATTCCTGGGCACGGCGGCATTCTGGATCGGATTGATAGCCTAACGGCCGCTTTCCCTGTGTTCGCTCTTCTCTATTTCTTGTTCTAA